The genomic DNA TACCAGAAGATATTTCTTCTAAAGAATTAAAAGATGTTAATGGTCAACCTTTAAATAGCTTAGGGGAAGTTTTGGATAATGCTATGACTCTCATAGCAACCAAAACAGAAAAACTGAGAGGCATTCTATTTGGAGAATACAACAGAATTCCAGACAAGATACTTAAGGGATTACTAGAAATCTTTGACCACGAAGACATTACTTGGGAAGATGACAAATTGGGAAGTATTTATGAATACTTCCTAGAACAATTTGCCTCATATGTAAAAGGTGAGGAAGGTATCTTCTTCACTCCCCCCTCATTAGTAAATATTATTGTTAATATTTTGGAGCCAACACAAGGAACTGTTTTAGATCCAGCTTGTGGTAGCGGTGGTATGTTCATTGCAATTAAGCAATATATGGATAAACATAACTTGAATTGCAATGAACACATAACATTCTGAGGTCATGAAAAAGTAGAACACAATGCTAGATTGTGTTTGATGAACATTTTTATTCACCACTTAGGTAGTGGGAAAATAGCAGGAGGAGATGATGCTAACTCTTACTACAATGACCACTGAGGTCTGAATGGTAAATGTGATTATGTTCTAGCTAATCCCCCCTTCAACATAGTTGGAGTTAATGCTGAGGCAGCAGAAGCTGCTGGAAGATTACCTTTCGGACTTCCACAAGTAAGTAAGTTAGAAATTAAAAATGCTAACTTTTTGTGAATTTCTTACTTCTATTCCTACTTAAATTCCACTGGTAAGGCTGGATTTGTAATGCCATCCATTACTATGAGTGGAACAGTAGATAAAGAAATAAGAAGTAAAGTAGTAGAAACAAAACATATAGATTTACTAATTAATGTTGCTCCTAAATTCTTTAAGAGCAAATTTAAAGGTGACTGTTGTTTGTGATTCTTCAACAAACAAAAGCCACAAGAATATGAAAATAAAGTTCTTTTCATAGATGCTTCAAACTATTATGTCCCTGTAGATGCGGGACATAATACTTGAAATGAATGACAATCTAAGAATTTAATTTCTACTGTCCAACTATATAGAGGACAAGTAGAAAAATATAGAGAACTAATTAGTGAGTATAAAGAAAAACTGAGAAATTATGCAGATAAATTCTCAGTATTAGTTGAGGGGGATGATTACTTGAAAGCTTTTAAAGATAAAAAAGAACAACTAATAAAAGATAGTGAATTTGAGCTTTCAAGTATCACTAATAGAAAAGAAAAAATGAAATTGAAACAAGAATGAGAAGAAAAACACAATAGTTTTGATAATGCAATTACTGTTGCAAAAGAATTTCACTGAATTTATTCAAAATTCGGTGAAGGAGAATATAAAGATATTCCTGGTTTCTGTAAAGTAGCTGAAATTGAAGAAATTAAAGAAAATGATTACTCACTAGTTCCTGGTGTTTATGTAGGTCTTGAAGAGGAAGAACTAGAAGATCAAGAAACTTTCTTCAAAAGAATGGAAGTTATGCACCAGGAACTAGATGATTTAGAAAAAGAAGCTATAGAGTTAATGAGTCGAATTAGAAAAAATAAATCTTTATGAATGAAAAGTAGTTAATAGTATAGGGAGAGACTAACCAGTCTTTTTCAAAATTAGTTAGTTTTCTTTCTCTCCCCTAGAGGGAGGAAAAAAATAAGAATTTTTAAGGGGAGAGAAGTCTAGTAATGTCTTCTCCTAAAAAATGAGAATGAGTTACTTTGGATAAGTTAGGAACTTTCCATAGAGGAAAGCAAACTCATTATCCGAAAAATGATCGAACTCTTTTTGAAGGAGGAACTATACCTTTTATAGAAACACAAGATTGTAAATCTTCAAGACTTTTTATAAAAGATGTCAGAAAATTCTATAACCAAAAAGGATTACAGCAAGGAAGATTATTTCCGAAAAATACGGTGTGTATATCTAATAACGGAAATGTTGCAGATTCAGCTATATTAGACTCTCAATCCTGCTTGTCTTGTGATGTTCATGGTTTTAATTCCTTTTCAGGAATTTCAGATCCTTTTTTCATAAAGTACTGTTTTGATTTTTCGAAAGTCAAAAATACTTGCATCTCTCTGGCTAAAAGTGCCACAACCAGACTTTCTTTAACTACAGAAAGATTAAAGATTGTTGAATTTCCATACCCTATTTAT from Mycoplasma suis str. Illinois includes the following:
- a CDS encoding type I restriction-modification system subunit M, with protein sequence MLTLEHRLWKACDNLRANSSLKESEFCMPVLGIIFLKYMDARYKKAKKKINEEYYQREGIILPEEEDDYKRLGVIMLPEGAQYNWILSLPEDISSKELKDVNGQPLNSLGEVLDNAMTLIATKTEKLRGILFGEYNRIPDKILKGLLEIFDHEDITWEDDKLGSIYEYFLEQFASYVKGEEGIFFTPPSLVNIIVNILEPTQGTVLDPACGSGGMFIAIKQYMDKHNLNCNEHITFWGHEKVEHNARLCLMNIFIHHLGSGKIAGGDDANSYYNDHWGLNGKCDYVLANPPFNIVGVNAEAAEAAGRLPFGLPQVSKLEIKNANFLWISYFYSYLNSTGKAGFVMPSITMSGTVDKEIRSKVVETKHIDLLINVAPKFFKSKFKGDCCLWFFNKQKPQEYENKVLFIDASNYYVPVDAGHNTWNEWQSKNLISTVQLYRGQVEKYRELISEYKEKLRNYADKFSVLVEGDDYLKAFKDKKEQLIKDSEFELSSITNRKEKMKLKQEWEEKHNSFDNAITVAKEFHWIYSKFGEGEYKDIPGFCKVAEIEEIKENDYSLVPGVYVGLEEEELEDQETFFKRMEVMHQELDDLEKEAIELMSRIRKNKSLWMKSS
- a CDS encoding restriction endonuclease subunit S: MSSPKKWEWVTLDKLGTFHRGKQTHYPKNDRTLFEGGTIPFIETQDCKSSRLFIKDVRKFYNQKGLQQGRLFPKNTVCISNNGNVADSAILDSQSCLSCDVHGFNSFSGISDPFFIKYCFDFSKVKNTCISLAKSATTRLSLTTERLKIVEFPYPIYEIQQKIGSILSSRDLLIENNEMQNRGASSHKNGYF